The Ruegeria sp. YS9 genome contains a region encoding:
- a CDS encoding LacI family DNA-binding transcriptional regulator, which produces MARATIKSIARMTGYSVGTVSNALRGASSVKRETREEIQKAASELGYRVNLDGLKLRTNKSYRIAVLVSVSGSAAEEWEGVEFTRILAGISDAVQGSRYELSVFSVRDVEAALQTLHSIVQEGLADGVVFSGTRVNDPRIAYLQDEGFPFVTYGMSDSAQPHPYVDLDSQAAAFDATARLLALGHRRIALINPPDGLIYARQRLQGYSDALSAGGMEFDPALVFPGPTTAKTGQRAFAALMRMHNRPSAIICANEAMTLGALSAAADMGVQIGRDVVVISNDDLKLSQYFVPPPSTYYLPIGETSRLLGEFMLKALNGVDPSETQKKIRARLIERQPDTPAPGMAQTN; this is translated from the coding sequence ATGGCGCGGGCAACGATCAAATCGATTGCCCGTATGACCGGCTATTCAGTTGGTACAGTTTCAAACGCCCTGCGCGGAGCCTCTTCGGTAAAGCGCGAAACGCGGGAAGAGATCCAAAAGGCGGCGTCCGAGCTTGGGTATCGGGTCAATCTGGACGGCCTGAAACTGCGCACCAATAAATCCTACAGGATTGCTGTATTGGTCAGTGTTTCGGGCAGTGCCGCTGAAGAGTGGGAAGGTGTGGAGTTTACGCGGATTCTGGCCGGAATATCCGACGCGGTTCAAGGGTCACGTTATGAGTTGAGTGTCTTCAGCGTACGAGATGTTGAAGCCGCATTGCAGACCCTACATTCCATTGTGCAGGAAGGGTTGGCAGACGGTGTGGTCTTTTCCGGTACACGGGTGAATGACCCGCGTATCGCCTATCTGCAAGATGAGGGTTTTCCGTTTGTCACGTACGGGATGAGTGACAGTGCCCAACCACATCCTTACGTGGATCTCGACAGTCAGGCCGCTGCTTTTGATGCAACCGCTCGACTGCTGGCATTGGGGCACAGGCGGATCGCGCTTATCAATCCGCCGGATGGCCTGATCTACGCCCGTCAACGTCTCCAGGGATACTCAGACGCTCTGTCGGCAGGTGGCATGGAGTTTGATCCGGCCCTTGTTTTTCCCGGCCCGACCACGGCGAAGACCGGGCAAAGGGCGTTTGCGGCGCTGATGCGAATGCACAACCGGCCAAGCGCCATTATTTGCGCGAACGAGGCGATGACCCTTGGCGCCTTGTCCGCCGCCGCCGACATGGGCGTTCAAATCGGCAGGGATGTCGTCGTCATTTCCAATGACGATCTGAAACTCAGCCAGTATTTCGTCCCCCCGCCCAGCACCTATTACTTGCCGATAGGCGAGACCAGCCGCCTGCTGGGGGAATTCATGCTAAAAGCATTGAACGGCGTTGATCCGTCCGAAACGCAAAAAAAGATCAGGGCCAGATTGATCGAGCGGCAACCTGACACCCCGGCGCCGGGTATGGCGCAGACCAACTGA
- a CDS encoding sugar phosphate isomerase/epimerase has protein sequence MRVSAQLYTVRQCGDLADQLTLVSACGFSDIETTGLHGMTPQEMARIVHQSGLNLRSAHFDWEEFHERFDDIVEVLHLLECQVAVMPWLAPQARPGTARGWKAVSGQLSDWADRLRDHGVCLAYHNHDFDLFGAPGNTPLEQILAQENIYWQPDIGWIVAAGQDVADLLARHADRILSVHAKDVDPQGGSDDRRWRNLGEGVVDWDATIRALSSTRCTDLFFEHDETADHRRTLQTGRSFLTERLGGIG, from the coding sequence ATGCGGGTATCGGCGCAGCTTTACACGGTTCGGCAATGCGGTGATCTGGCGGATCAACTGACGTTGGTTTCCGCATGCGGGTTTTCGGATATCGAAACCACCGGGCTGCATGGCATGACACCGCAAGAGATGGCGCGCATCGTCCATCAATCAGGTCTTAACCTTCGTTCTGCACATTTCGATTGGGAGGAGTTCCACGAGCGTTTCGACGACATCGTTGAAGTACTGCACCTTTTGGAATGCCAGGTGGCGGTCATGCCTTGGCTGGCGCCACAGGCGCGGCCCGGCACTGCCCGGGGATGGAAGGCAGTGTCGGGCCAGTTGTCCGATTGGGCAGATCGACTGAGGGATCACGGCGTCTGTCTGGCCTATCACAACCACGACTTTGATCTGTTCGGCGCGCCGGGAAATACGCCTCTTGAACAGATTCTGGCGCAAGAAAACATCTATTGGCAGCCTGATATCGGTTGGATCGTCGCGGCCGGTCAGGACGTGGCTGACCTGCTGGCGCGCCATGCGGATCGAATCCTGTCTGTCCATGCAAAGGACGTGGATCCGCAGGGCGGATCAGACGACAGGCGCTGGCGCAATCTGGGTGAGGGTGTTGTCGATTGGGACGCCACGATACGAGCCCTTTCAAGCACCAGGTGCACAGACCTTTTCTTCGAGCATGATGAAACCGCCGATCACAGGCGCACCTTGCAAACGGGGCGGTCGTTTTTGACTGAACGGCTTGGGGGTATCGGCTGA
- a CDS encoding ABC transporter ATP-binding protein produces MSELNLTDVAKSYGPVDVLKNINLDIEQGELIVFVGPSGCGKSTLLRMIAGLEKITGGTLEIEGQVMNDVPPAQRGIAMVFQSYALYPHMTVRENMAFALKIAQMPAAEIDAAVDRAAQILQLEPFLDRLPKALSGGQRQRVAIGRAIVRDPKVYLFDEPLSNLDAALRVATRIEIARLKEAMPDSTMIYVTHDQVEAMTLASRIVVLANKGIAQVGTPLELYETPDNEFVAQFIGSPSMNLLSGTITGTGETTTVELSSGGIAKSAVPTEDSDLGKKVNIGVRPEDLTTTNETAILSGKVDFTEALGEVTLLYFEKADGADAVIAKLPGIQRNLRGQTVSVTAAPDKVHLFHNGLSMRK; encoded by the coding sequence ATGTCTGAACTCAACCTAACGGATGTCGCCAAATCCTATGGCCCTGTCGATGTTTTGAAGAACATCAACCTCGACATCGAACAAGGCGAACTGATCGTTTTTGTTGGTCCTTCCGGATGCGGCAAGTCCACCCTGTTGCGGATGATCGCCGGGTTGGAGAAGATTACAGGCGGCACGCTGGAAATCGAAGGGCAGGTCATGAACGATGTTCCGCCTGCACAGCGGGGCATCGCGATGGTGTTTCAAAGCTATGCCTTGTATCCCCACATGACCGTACGCGAGAACATGGCCTTTGCCCTCAAAATTGCACAAATGCCCGCGGCCGAGATTGATGCTGCCGTAGATCGTGCCGCTCAGATCCTTCAGCTGGAACCATTCCTGGACCGCCTGCCAAAAGCTCTTTCCGGGGGGCAACGTCAACGGGTTGCCATCGGGCGCGCGATTGTTCGTGACCCAAAGGTGTATCTGTTCGACGAACCGCTCTCGAACCTCGACGCGGCACTTCGGGTGGCCACGCGGATTGAGATCGCGCGCCTGAAAGAGGCCATGCCTGACAGCACCATGATCTACGTGACCCACGATCAGGTCGAGGCCATGACCCTGGCCAGTCGGATCGTGGTGTTGGCCAACAAGGGCATCGCGCAGGTCGGGACACCGCTTGAACTGTATGAGACGCCTGACAACGAGTTTGTTGCGCAGTTCATCGGTTCGCCTTCCATGAACCTGCTGTCCGGCACAATCACTGGAACCGGCGAAACGACAACCGTTGAACTGTCATCAGGCGGGATTGCAAAATCTGCGGTTCCAACCGAAGACAGTGACCTGGGAAAAAAGGTCAATATCGGGGTGCGCCCTGAAGACCTGACCACGACAAATGAAACCGCGATTCTGTCCGGCAAAGTGGATTTTACCGAAGCCCTGGGCGAAGTCACGTTGCTGTATTTTGAGAAAGCCGATGGTGCGGATGCGGTGATTGCGAAACTGCCGGGGATTCAGCGAAACCTGCGTGGCCAGACAGTCTCGGTCACCGCCGCACCGGACAAGGTGCACCTGTTCCACAATGGATTGTCCATGCGCAAATAG